The genomic window TGTACGAGCGAGCTATGCCGTTACTGACGCCCTCGAAATCTTTGGCAGGATCGAGAATGTGACCGATGAAGATTACGAGACGGTCGCCAATTTCGGAACGCCGGGACGCGCGGTCTTTGGCGGTGTGCGCTATCGGATGTAATGGGGTTGCGCGCTATCCTTTCAGGGTTTTTGAGCCTTCTCCTCCTCGGATGTTCCGGAGGTAAGAAGGTATCACTTGGCCCAGAAGGAGAGCGCGCACCGCAACGGATTGTCAGCTTGGATTATTGCGCTGACCAATATGTCCTTCGTTTTGCTGAGCGTGGTGACATCGTGGCGCTTTCACCTGATGCGGACAAACCTTTCTCCTATATGCGCGCTGAGGCGTCCGGCATCCCGCAAGTGCGCCCGCGCAGCGCGGATGTCTTGGCGCTGGAGCCTGATCTTGTTTTGCGCTCTTATGGCGGCGGCCCGCAGGTGGGCGTCTTCCTTGAGCGCGCAGGCGTTGAGGTCGTGCAAATCGGTTACCCCGGCACGATTGATGACGTGCGAGCAGAGGTGGCTCGGGTCGGAACCGCGCTTGGCAAAGCTGACGAAGCGCGCGATTTGGCAGACGAAATGGACGCACGTCTAAGGGTACTGAAACGCACCAGAGAAGCACCAAGCGCACTCTACATAGCGCAAGGCGGCGTCACATCGGGCCAAGGATCGCTCGTACACGAACTCATGCTCGCAGCAGGGCTTTCGAACTTTCAGGACCGCCCCGGCTGGAACCCAATTCCTCTTGAGCGGCTTGCCTATAATCGTCCCGATCTGGTCGTTGCCGCCTTTTTTGAAGGCGCGGGAGGTAGCACTGACTCTTGGAGCGCTACGCGCCACCCAATCGCGCAAAAGCAATTGAGCGAGCTGCCCGTCGCCAAGGTCGAAGGCGCGTGGACGGCGTGCGGGGGATGGTTTCTGGTTGAGGCGGTGGAAGCTATGGCCGAAAAGGCGACAAGCCAATGAGCCGCGTGTCCGCCCTGCTCGGCTTTGCACTTGCCGTAGCGATCATCGTCTCGCTCCTTTTGGGTTCGGTCCCATTGCCTTTGGGCCGGGTAATAAGCGCACTAGCTTTTGGCGGTACAGTGGGTGACCAATTGGTGGTTTGGGACATTCGTTTGCCGCGCAGTCTGGCCGCCGCGATTGTCGGCGCTGCGCTGGGAATGAGCGGCGCTGCACTACAAGGGCTCTTGCGCAACCCCCTCGCCGAACCGGGCATTCTTGGCGTCTCCGCCACGGCAGCTTTGTGCGCCAGTGTCACGCTCTATTTCGAGCTTGCAGCGAGCGGTCCCTTCGTCCTCCCAATTGCCGCAGTGATGGGCGCGCTGCTCGCTACCATCATTGTCGCAGCCGCCGCCTTGCGTTCGCAATCGGTGGTAAGCCTTATCCTGATCGGCGTTGGCCTATCCAGCTTTGCCGGCGCGCTCATGGCGCTTTTGATGAACCTGTCGCCCAATCCGTTCAGCCTTGCGGACCTTGTCAATTGGACGCTGGGCACGGTTGCCAATCGCAGCTTTCAGGATCTCGCGTTTGCCGCCCCACTCGCGTTTACGGGAATGGCGATACTCTGGGCAACGCGGCGCGGGCTATCGGCGCTGACGCTCGGCGAAGAGGCCGCTGCCGGGATTGGCGTTGACCTTAAGAAACAGCGTATCGCAGTTATCCTTGGCGCAGGTGTGGCGACTGGCGCATCGGTCGCTCTCGCTGGAGCAATCGGTTTTGTTGGCATTATCGCGCCGCATCTGGTGCGCCCCTTTGTCCGTTATGATGCCAGCCGTCTTTTGCTGCCTTCTGCTCTCTTAGGCGCAGTGCTGCTTGTGCTGGCCGACATTGGAGTGCGCGTGATCCCCACTGACACGGAGCTAAAACTGGGCGTGGTCGCGGCGCTTATTGGCGCGCCGGTCTTCATCTGGATTGCGAGCAGGCGGAGGCTTGCATGACCTCGTTGAAAGCGGAAAATCTGTCCTTTTCAGCCAAGGGCACCCCGCTCGTCCACGATGCGAGCTTTGCCCTTGAAGCTGGCACTCTCACCGCCTTGGTCGGCCCCAATGGCGCGGGCAAGACGACACTGCTTCGTTTGTCTTTGGGCTTACTCCCATCTGACAAAGGCCATGTTGAGATTGATGGCCATGACATCGCGACCCTCTCGCCAATGGAGCGCTCCCGCAAAGTCGCCTATCTCCCGCAAATTCGCCCACTTGCCTGGCCCCAGCCAGTGCGCGACCTCGTAGCGCTTGGGCGTTTCGCCTATGGCGCATCGCCTGACAAACTGTCTGAGGCCGATGAAGCGGCCGTCGCAAATGCCATCACCGCTTGCCAGCTTGACGGCTTTGAAACCCGGAGCGCTGACACATTGTCTGGCGGCGAACTTTCACGCGCTCATCTTGCAAGAGCGCTTGCCGCTGAAACCCCTGTGCTTATCGCAGATGAACCCGTCGCAGCACTCGACCCGCGCCACAGCCACGAAGTACTCAGCCTCTTCAAACGCGCGGCGGATAGGGGCCAAGCCGTGCTGTGTGTGATCCACGATCTGTCTCTTGCCGCCCGCTATTGCGACAGGCTTATCTGGATGAAAGAGGGACGTATTGTGGCAGATGGAAGCCCCGTCGACACCCTTACGGCTGAACGCCTTCGCGATGTTTTCGGCATCACAGCGCTCAGCCACGTAAACGCACAAGGCGAAATTACGCTCGATATTCAAGGGCCTGCCTGATCGAACGCTAATGGCGGCTTTCCATAGCTCGTCAATTCTGTATCCTGCCTTTTGCAAGCTTATGTCTTGGACACGCAATCGTTCAAGGCGCAAGGGGGGACAATATGAGCGATACGAGGCGCATTGGCCTGTTGTTCGTGCATGGCATCGGTCAGCAAAAGCCGTGGGAGCATTTGTGCAAATCAGCTTCGCGTTTTGCAGAATTGTTGAGAGCCCATCCTCATAAAGGCGCAATTGTCTCAATCGTGGACCGCACGCGCGAATGGGGCGATCCGTGCGCTGCCCCCCCGATCAAGTCCCGCGACGAAGAAGCGCATCCCCCGCCGCCGATCACCATCCACTACCGTGTGCCTGACGAAGGGATTGTGATCGATTTCGAATGCTATGAAGTGTGGTGGGCGGACCTGGGCAAACGGCGCGGTCTTGGTGAAGCGATCAAATTCTGGCTATGGGGTTTGGGCCAATGGAACGCGCCGATTTACGCCAAGCGCGATGCGACAAAGCTGTCCCATAAACCCGCAGCCGATGAGCGGCCCGGTGTCCATGTGCCGCGCTCAACATCTCTGTCTCCTCTGGTGCAGATTTTCTCGCGGATGAGCCTTGCATGGGCAGGCATTGTCGCCTCGCTCATCTTCATCAGCACATGGGGTATTTTTCGCATTCTGAGCCTTGTCACCGGCAAGCAAGTCTCGCTTGACCTCATCGTCGATTACATGGGCGATGTTGAGATTTACCAGAAACGCGGGACGCCCAATCAAGGCTTGCCCAGCGATCCGGGACACGCAACCCGTGTCGCGATCCGCCGCCGGATGGTCAGCCAGATGGTCGCTATGGGCGCGCGTGATTACGACAGTTGGAATATCCTTGCCCACTCACTCGGCTCGGTCCTCGCCTTTAACGGGATTGGCGAGATCGGGCACACATTGCCCAATTATTGCGACAAAGAGCTTTGGGACAAGCTGCCCGATGATCTCAAGCGCGATCCCGATTGCCGTTTGCGCGATGACACGCATGACATGATCCCTGCGCGCCCTGCGTGGTTGGAGCATGAAGACTGCATCAACAAGGGCAAGCTTTTTGGAAACCTTTCCAATTTTATCACTTACGGCAGTCCTTTGGGAACCTTCGGCGCAATCTGGCCGCGCATCGTTGCCTTTGAAAAAGGGGTCGGACGTGCAGGCAAGGTGCGTGACAGCGGCGTGTTCGACAACACCCGCTGGATCAACATCGTCTCAGGCAGTGACCCTGTCTCTGGCCTGATGGAGCGTTATCGCAAACAATTGGCAGACGAAGACAAGAATGATCTTCCAGAAGAAGTGAACCTGCTTCGACCAGGCTGGGCCTTCTATGGGGCCTCGCACAACGATTACTTCAAACCCAAATGGCCAAGCGCACGCGGCAGTGCTGAGCGGCCCAGCAAATATGCGAGTTTTCATAACGAGGTTGTCGAACAACTCTTCCGACAACCCGGCAAACCGCCACAGATCGTGTCAGAGCGAGCGGATATTCGCTCACACGACCGCCAAAGAATGTGGAACTCATTTTGGGCAACCATGGTAGTTTATCTTGCGTGCTTCACAGGATTGGGTGTCCTCATCTGGGCGTTGGGAGGGCAATTGCCCGAAGGTTTCCAGTTCAAGCCAGATCAATCGCCCACGACCGAAGATGGATTCAATCCGAGATGGCTCGGGCAGTTAACCGCTGGCTGGGCCATGTTCTGGCTCAGCCTGACGATGGGGGCGGTCTATTCCGCCGGCATATCGCGCTATCGTCAGGAGGTTAGCCGCGACCTTGCGGAATGTCGGTACGAACTGAACTCATCGCCAAAGCCGTCGCCTGAGCGGGCTAGCGATCTTGAAATCGGTATAAAGATTGATCGCGTTTCCTATTGGGCCAACATCATCTTTGGCTATCCTACGACAATCGCCTGGGTGCTGATTTTCTTGAGCACAATTGATTGGGCTGTAGAAAAAGCCCCGTTCCTCCAGCCGATCGAGTGCTGGATTTTCAGTGAGTTTGGCAATGCCCGTCCCATCGCTCCTGTTGCAGCGCTTTTCCTGATATTCTTTGCCAATTCGCTCATGCAAGCAGGATTGAGCCGGTGGGCTGTTTGGCTCCGCAAGAGACATGAGCAATCGCATGGATGAAAGGGCGCTGAAGCGAATAGCGCGATCTTAAAGAAGACCAGGCAAGCTTCTACGAAGGAGCGCGAGAAACGGTGATCTGCCCACCATTAAAAAGCGAGGCCGCAATCACAGCCTGTCCCAACGACAAGCCACCATCATTGGCAGGAAAATGCCGGTGGATGAGAGGTTGCAAACCCATGTTGGAGAGCGTTGCGCGCAACTCCTGCCGCAAAATCTGATTTTGCAGCACTCCACCGGAAAGAACGACCGGCGTGTCAGGGACCATGTAACCGCTTCGCTCGATCAGCTTGAGGAATATATCGCCGACGGTTTTGTGAAAACTTGCTGCGATCAAGCCATGGTCCTTGCCCGCCGACAAATCCGCTGCAATCGCGCGCCACATTGGCGCAATATCCGGTCGCCAAACGTCGTCCGCGTCTCTCTTAATAACGCCGATGGGATAGGCCACCGCGTCGGATATGTGAGGCCGCGCTAGTGCTTCCAGCTCCATCGCTGCTTGTCCCTCAAATGACAGCTTTTGCGGATGAATTCCCAAAATCGCGGCAACTGCGTCGAACAAACGGCCCGCCGATGAACAGGGGGGCGCGTTCAGTCCGGCGGCAATCATCTGCTCGATCACCTTCACGCTGCCATCGTCTGGAAGGTGCGCCAAAAGAGCTGGAACCTCGTCACGCCAATCAGGTCCGAAAGCGGCAAACAGGTGAGCCACGCAATTGCGCCAGGGCTGTTTTATCGCAGCGCTTCCGCCGGGAAGAGCCACATCTGGCAAAGAGGCCAATCTGGACGCCGTGGTATAGGTGCCGTGCAAAATCTCACCGCCCCATAATTGACCGTTCGCGCCCAGCCCCAAACCGTCGGCGATAATCCCCACCGCCTCTGTTCCAGCATCAATACCGTTCTCGGCAAGACAGCTGGCCATGTGCGCATGGTGATGGACCACAGTGACCAAGGTTGCCCCGGTTTCCTGCGCCATTGCTCGACCAAGTTGCGTGGAGAGATAATCCGAATGTGCATCAACCGCGATAATCGCTGGGCGAAAGTCATACACCTGCTGAAACAGCGACAGCATTTCGCGGTAGTCGGCAAGCGCAGCAGCATCTTCGAGGTCGCCAATATGTTGTGAGACAATCGCCTCATTGTCGCGAAGCAGGCAGAATGTGGCTTTCAATTCTCCGCCCATGGCGAGGATCGGTTGCTCACACGAAAGCGATTGAGGCAAGATGGTAGGGTCAGGAGCCATCCCGCGCGCACGGCGCAAGACCATGGGCGCGCCGTCATCAAAGGCCATCACGCTGTCATCGATGCGGTTCACGATGTCACGATCATGCATCAGCAAGGCATCGACAATGCCATCAAGTTTCGCGCGCGCTTCGGCGTTGTCGGTGATTTGAGGTTCGTCGCTCAAATTGCCCGATGTCATGACCAGTGGACTGTCCAGCCGCGCCATCAACAGGTGGTGGAGCGGGGAATAAGGCAGCATCGCGCCAAGCCGATCTTGCCCAGGAGCAATCGCCAGCGGGAGCGCTGGCGCGCATGGGTTTCGCGGCAGCAGTACGATTGGCGCGGCGGATGATGCGAGCACCTTCGCCGCCTCGTCGCTCACCTCGCAATATTGGCGCGCGCTTTCCATCGATGGCACCATAAGTGCAAACGGTTTGGCGTCGCGCGCCTTGCGCTGGCGCAGCAATTCGACAGCCTTTGCATCCTCGGCAAGACAAGCGAGATGAAAGCCGCCGATCCCCTTAATCGCAAGGATAGCGCCGTTCTCCAGCATTGATGCAGCGGCAGCGAGAGGATCCTCATCGCCCGCATCACCACTTTCCCGCTCAAGCCAGAGCCTTGGCCCACATTCAGGACAAGCAACGGGCTGTGCGTGAAAGCGGCGGTCTGCCGGGTTCGCATATTCGGCGGCGCAAGCCTCGCACATGGGAAAGGCTGCCATGCTCGTATGGGCGCGATCATAGGGGACCTTGCGAATGATCGAAAAGCGTGGGCCGCAATGGGTGCAATTGGCAAAGGCGTGATCGTGGCGGCGGTCGCCGCTATCGCAGATTTCAGTCAGGCAGGCTGCGCAGGTTGCGGCGTCGGCTACGATGCCGGTCTTTGCTTCCCCTCCCCTGCTCGGCGCAATGGTGAAGCCATCGGAAAGGTCCACTGTCTCAGACCATGAAACGACGACCTCCTGTACACGCGCCAAAGGAGGTGCATCTGAGCGTAATTTGCCGATGAATTGCTCAATGGCCATACGCGGCCCCTGCGCCGCTATCACGACCCCTTCCCCATCATTCGCGACATCCCCCGTAAGGCTTAGGTCATGCGCCAACTGCCAAACAAAGGGACGAAACCCGACACCTTGAACCTGTCCGCGCACGCGAATGGAACAAGCAGCGACATGGGAAACATGGGCGATACCGCCCTCCATCAATGCACCGTGCAGACCATGCAGGGATCGAAGCTGCGCACCACGTGCTGAACCGCGACAGGTTCAACCTCGCCTTCGCGGATGGGAGTGCCAGCCAATGCTTGTTCCAATGGGCCGGGATTGCCCTGCGCATCGCGTGGGCTGAAATTCCATGTGGTTGGCGCGATGATTTGATAGTGTTCAATCTCGCCATTGCGAGTGCGCAGCCAATGGCCGAGCGAACCGCGCGCCGCCTCTGTCAGCCCCGCTGCCTCGCCATCTTCGGCAAGGGGGCTGTGATCGATAAACCGCTCTTCGGTATCAATCGCCGCGAGCCATTGTTCCATCTGTGGGACGATAAGCGCCAGTTCGAGCATCCGAGCAACGATCCGTGCTTCGACATTTGCGCCGTTCGCCGCGAGTTCGCGCAGCAATGGGTGACCATCGACAAGCAGGCGCGATAATGCGCCCACCTCAACCGGCGCACCGTCCAGCCGGGGGGCTTTGCACCAGCTATAAGCATCGCCGCTTGTATCATAGTCGGGCACTGGAAAGTCATTGAGCGGTCCGGATGCGTCCCCAGCGCTGCGATACCACGCGTGGCTGATGTCCTCGCGAATGCGGTCGAGAGCGAGGACAGCAGGCCCACCATTCTGCCACGCCCCGCGTTTGAGGAAGTGCCCTTCCTGCAAACAATATGCGCCAAAACTCATGTGCAGATTGTGCGAAACGCCAAGCTTTGACAGGCCAAGTTTGCGAGAAACCTGAAGGAACATCGCAAAATCGGAAGTGGCCGATGCACGCTGATCGGCCCACTGCCAAAGCGCGTCGGCGCTGAACAGTCCCGCGACATTTTCCAACGTGTCGCCAAACAAGGTGCGCTCTAGATAAAGGCGGAATTGCGCGATGATCGCGCCCAAGCGCACCTTTTCCGACCGACTAATGGCCCTTGTCGATCCGCCCGGTTGAATCGACAAGGTGTGCGGCCATTTGCCTGCCAATATGCCCAGCATCTCCATCCACGCTGCGCGCGCAGGCAATGCGTCCTTCGCGGCGGTTCCTTTTACCGCGGCAAAGCGCTCAGCCACCGGCTGATACCATGGCTCATCCGCGTAAGTGTCCCGTGCGAAATCCGGCATGAAAAACAGGTAAAAATGGGTGAAATGATCAGCGAGATTTTCGACCGCATGGACAAGGTTGACCGCGTGTCGCCCCGCCGGTGGGACACTTCGCCCGCCCAAACCAGCAAGCGCATAGGCGGCCGCGACCGATTGGGACACCGAACAAATTCCGCAGATGCGCGGGGAATAGACCAGCGCATCCATCATCGGCTTGCCAACCAGCATCTTTTCAAATCCGCGGTAGAGCGGCGAAGTCACCTCGGCGGAGATCACCTGTCCTTCGCTGCTGTCGAGGCGCACTTCAAGATCGCCCTCGACCCGGTTGAACGGCCCCATCACGATGCGTTTCGTCATTTGCGCCGCTTCCCTTCGCCAAGCGCGCTGAGCCGATCCGATGTCGCGTCGCGGTTAAGCCGCTCCGGCGTTGCCGCCTTTGACAAGGACGCCAGTGCGACGAACCACGCCTTGGGCATATCGGTGGGCAATCCGATTGGGATGCCTGAAATCTTCGGCGTCTTGGTGAAGCCGTGCCCGGGCTCTTCAAATTCGGGCGCGGTGCAGTTGATGCAAGGATAATTGCCATCAAGGCACGACCCTGAACCATTCCATGCACGAATGTTGCAATCGGCCCGCGCCTGCGTGCCTTTGCAGCCAAGGTTTTCCATCATGCAGCCCATATCGCATAGCTTTTGCGCGCTCGCCTTGAACTCATAGAACTCGTTGCGCGAACAACCGTGATGGACCAGATGCCCGGCAAAATTGAGCGGGCGTTGCAGATCGTCCATATCACGTTCGTCAAACGCGCCTGCACCGATTTGCATGATCGTTTCGGTGAACCAATCGGGATGGATGGGGCACCCTGAAATGTTGATCACTGGCAAACCACTGCCCGAGCGGAAATCTTCGCCCAGCAATCCGCCGGCCTGCTTGCCATCATAGGCAAGGCCGATTGCGCCAACTTCATTGCCGCCCGCAGCCGTGATCCCGCCAAATGCCGCGCAACTGCCAACCGCAACGACATAGCGAGCGCGCCGCGCGACCTTTTCGATCACGCTCATCATCGACTGGTCTGACCCCGCCATTCGGTGGAACATCCCTGTGCCATTGGGGCCGGTCATCACCGAACCTTCAAGACACACGATGTCGATTTCCTCGCGGCCTTCAGCGATGGCATTGATGATGCTCGCTGCCTCGGAACCTGTCTCTTCGCTAAGCGAGGGATGCCAAGCGATCTCGACACCGGCAATTTCGAGACTGCGGACAAGGTCCGGTCCTTGCGCCCCGATCAAAGACATGGTGCAACCGCCGCAGCCGCCCGATTGCAGCCAGAGCAAGCGTAAGGGGGGAGATTTCGCCATCAGTCGTCCTCTCCCTGATCCCCAGATTTGGGCAGGGTCAGCATGAACGATGCGCCAGACAGCTCCGACGGAGCGAGGGAAAGCTCACCCCCTAATCGGCTTGCCATAGAATAGCTCACATAAAGGCCAAGGCCGGTCCCTGAACCAATTGGCTTGGTTGTAAAAAACGGCTCAAAAATCTTGTCGCGGTTCTCAACGGCAATGCCCGGGCCATTGTCACTTACAATCACCTGCACTTCGTCAGCGTTTTCTCTGACGGCGATTGCAATAAGTGGATCATCGCGAAGTTGCACCGCATCACAGGCGTTTTGGATTAGATTGACCAATATCTGATGCGCCTGACCTTTCATCACGGTGACTTCAAGCGCTTCGGGCGCATCTATCCGAAACTCGGGCTTTATCCGCTGCGCTTTTGCGACCCAATCAATTGCCGTGCTGATAAGGCGGATGAGATTGAACGTTTCGGGCTCTTCCTTTTGGCTGGAAGAGAAGCGTCGCAAATCCTGAACGATGTCGCGCACGCGCTCTGCGCCTTCCAATGTCCCTTCGACCAAAGGCCCGATGTCGGAGAGAATGTTGTCGATCCGCAATTCGCGTCGCAGCTCAATCATTTCGCTGCCCTGCAATTCACCTTCGGCAGCTTCAA from Erythrobacter sp. SCSIO 43205 includes these protein-coding regions:
- a CDS encoding HupU protein, which translates into the protein MAKSPPLRLLWLQSGGCGGCTMSLIGAQGPDLVRSLEIAGVEIAWHPSLSEETGSEAASIINAIAEGREEIDIVCLEGSVMTGPNGTGMFHRMAGSDQSMMSVIEKVARRARYVVAVGSCAAFGGITAAGGNEVGAIGLAYDGKQAGGLLGEDFRSGSGLPVINISGCPIHPDWFTETIMQIGAGAFDERDMDDLQRPLNFAGHLVHHGCSRNEFYEFKASAQKLCDMGCMMENLGCKGTQARADCNIRAWNGSGSCLDGNYPCINCTAPEFEEPGHGFTKTPKISGIPIGLPTDMPKAWFVALASLSKAATPERLNRDATSDRLSALGEGKRRK
- a CDS encoding ABC transporter substrate-binding protein, whose protein sequence is MDYCADQYVLRFAERGDIVALSPDADKPFSYMRAEASGIPQVRPRSADVLALEPDLVLRSYGGGPQVGVFLERAGVEVVQIGYPGTIDDVRAEVARVGTALGKADEARDLADEMDARLRVLKRTREAPSALYIAQGGVTSGQGSLVHELMLAAGLSNFQDRPGWNPIPLERLAYNRPDLVVAAFFEGAGGSTDSWSATRHPIAQKQLSELPVAKVEGAWTACGGWFLVEAVEAMAEKATSQ
- the hypF gene encoding carbamoyltransferase HypF, whose product is MEGGIAHVSHVAACSIRVRGQVQGVGFRPFVWQLAHDLSLTGDVANDGEGVVIAAQGPRMAIEQFIGKLRSDAPPLARVQEVVVSWSETVDLSDGFTIAPSRGGEAKTGIVADAATCAACLTEICDSGDRRHDHAFANCTHCGPRFSIIRKVPYDRAHTSMAAFPMCEACAAEYANPADRRFHAQPVACPECGPRLWLERESGDAGDEDPLAAAASMLENGAILAIKGIGGFHLACLAEDAKAVELLRQRKARDAKPFALMVPSMESARQYCEVSDEAAKVLASSAAPIVLLPRNPCAPALPLAIAPGQDRLGAMLPYSPLHHLLMARLDSPLVMTSGNLSDEPQITDNAEARAKLDGIVDALLMHDRDIVNRIDDSVMAFDDGAPMVLRRARGMAPDPTILPQSLSCEQPILAMGGELKATFCLLRDNEAIVSQHIGDLEDAAALADYREMLSLFQQVYDFRPAIIAVDAHSDYLSTQLGRAMAQETGATLVTVVHHHAHMASCLAENGIDAGTEAVGIIADGLGLGANGQLWGGEILHGTYTTASRLASLPDVALPGGSAAIKQPWRNCVAHLFAAFGPDWRDEVPALLAHLPDDGSVKVIEQMIAAGLNAPPCSSAGRLFDAVAAILGIHPQKLSFEGQAAMELEALARPHISDAVAYPIGVIKRDADDVWRPDIAPMWRAIAADLSAGKDHGLIAASFHKTVGDIFLKLIERSGYMVPDTPVVLSGGVLQNQILRQELRATLSNMGLQPLIHRHFPANDGGLSLGQAVIAASLFNGGQITVSRAPS
- a CDS encoding ABC transporter ATP-binding protein; protein product: MTSLKAENLSFSAKGTPLVHDASFALEAGTLTALVGPNGAGKTTLLRLSLGLLPSDKGHVEIDGHDIATLSPMERSRKVAYLPQIRPLAWPQPVRDLVALGRFAYGASPDKLSEADEAAVANAITACQLDGFETRSADTLSGGELSRAHLARALAAETPVLIADEPVAALDPRHSHEVLSLFKRAADRGQAVLCVIHDLSLAARYCDRLIWMKEGRIVADGSPVDTLTAERLRDVFGITALSHVNAQGEITLDIQGPA
- a CDS encoding nickel-dependent hydrogenase large subunit, which codes for MTKRIVMGPFNRVEGDLEVRLDSSEGQVISAEVTSPLYRGFEKMLVGKPMMDALVYSPRICGICSVSQSVAAAYALAGLGGRSVPPAGRHAVNLVHAVENLADHFTHFYLFFMPDFARDTYADEPWYQPVAERFAAVKGTAAKDALPARAAWMEMLGILAGKWPHTLSIQPGGSTRAISRSEKVRLGAIIAQFRLYLERTLFGDTLENVAGLFSADALWQWADQRASATSDFAMFLQVSRKLGLSKLGVSHNLHMSFGAYCLQEGHFLKRGAWQNGGPAVLALDRIREDISHAWYRSAGDASGPLNDFPVPDYDTSGDAYSWCKAPRLDGAPVEVGALSRLLVDGHPLLRELAANGANVEARIVARMLELALIVPQMEQWLAAIDTEERFIDHSPLAEDGEAAGLTEAARGSLGHWLRTRNGEIEHYQIIAPTTWNFSPRDAQGNPGPLEQALAGTPIREGEVEPVAVQHVVRSFDPCMVCTVH
- a CDS encoding iron ABC transporter permease, with product MSRVSALLGFALAVAIIVSLLLGSVPLPLGRVISALAFGGTVGDQLVVWDIRLPRSLAAAIVGAALGMSGAALQGLLRNPLAEPGILGVSATAALCASVTLYFELAASGPFVLPIAAVMGALLATIIVAAAALRSQSVVSLILIGVGLSSFAGALMALLMNLSPNPFSLADLVNWTLGTVANRSFQDLAFAAPLAFTGMAILWATRRGLSALTLGEEAAAGIGVDLKKQRIAVILGAGVATGASVALAGAIGFVGIIAPHLVRPFVRYDASRLLLPSALLGAVLLVLADIGVRVIPTDTELKLGVVAALIGAPVFIWIASRRRLA